From one Caldithrix abyssi DSM 13497 genomic stretch:
- a CDS encoding cytochrome c3 family protein: protein MKRLILFVLNFLIILFLIFSCSPKTRYQVLSFFFDGVPNPEQTSKKQGDRLTADSLNNKSSKLTLRQHQTPEQTMHPPFADRDCGACHDMRGGNSLIAPMPDLCYECHDDFRQEMPKLHGVVEAGACTTCHHPHVSKNKMLLTRSGQEMCLHCHDTRDVQKNEVHEEVEAMACTECHDAHGGEEPPFLK, encoded by the coding sequence ATGAAACGGCTGATTCTTTTTGTTCTGAATTTTTTAATAATACTTTTTCTCATTTTCAGCTGTTCGCCCAAAACTCGGTATCAGGTACTGTCATTTTTTTTTGATGGGGTGCCCAACCCTGAACAAACCTCTAAAAAACAAGGCGACAGACTGACTGCTGATTCTTTAAATAATAAATCCAGCAAGTTAACCTTAAGACAACACCAAACGCCCGAGCAAACCATGCATCCACCTTTTGCAGACCGTGATTGTGGAGCCTGTCATGATATGCGTGGCGGTAACAGTCTTATTGCCCCCATGCCAGATCTATGTTATGAGTGTCACGACGATTTTCGCCAGGAAATGCCAAAACTGCACGGTGTGGTTGAGGCAGGAGCCTGTACAACCTGCCATCATCCTCATGTTTCTAAGAATAAAATGCTGTTAACTCGAAGTGGTCAGGAAATGTGTTTACATTGTCATGATACCAGAGATGTACAGAAAAACGAAGTCCATGAAGAGGTTGAGGCAATGGCCTGCACAGAGTGCCATGATGCCCACGGAGGAGAAGAACCTCCTTTTCTTAAGTAA
- a CDS encoding cytochrome c3 family protein: MKVLSVILSILFLASLSFGQSIVGSAHDFSGEAWNQSGEICVVCHTPHQADATVNDAPLWNHEVTGATFTPYSSSTLDATVGQPNGVSKLCLSCHDGTVAVDNFGGETNGNEFVSGNDLIGTDLSDDHPVSFVYDAALATADGGLYDPTTTNSGLGGTIDQDMLISHKLECSSCHDVHNGAGTTGYLLIKSNANSDLCLTCHAK; encoded by the coding sequence ATGAAGGTTTTATCAGTAATTCTTTCCATTCTATTTCTTGCTTCATTGAGTTTCGGCCAGAGTATTGTTGGCTCTGCTCATGACTTTTCTGGAGAAGCGTGGAACCAGTCGGGCGAAATTTGTGTCGTATGCCACACCCCTCACCAGGCTGATGCAACTGTAAATGATGCGCCATTGTGGAACCATGAGGTTACCGGCGCAACGTTTACGCCGTATTCCAGCTCCACATTGGATGCAACGGTTGGCCAGCCGAACGGAGTTTCCAAACTCTGTTTAAGTTGCCATGATGGTACGGTTGCTGTTGATAATTTTGGTGGCGAAACAAATGGTAACGAATTTGTTTCGGGCAATGACTTGATTGGTACCGATTTAAGTGACGATCATCCGGTATCTTTTGTATATGATGCTGCCCTCGCAACAGCTGATGGCGGTCTTTATGATCCAACGACCACCAATTCCGGTTTAGGCGGCACGATTGATCAGGATATGTTGATCTCTCACAAATTAGAATGTTCTTCCTGCCACGATGTTCACAACGGCGCTGGCACCACAGGGTACCTGTTGATTAAAAGCAATGCCAATAGCGATCTGTGCCTTACTTGCCATGCAAAATAA
- a CDS encoding sigma-54-dependent transcriptional regulator yields the protein MARIKILVIDDEKLIGWSFKKEFDNKYFEVTTAESGEEGIKLFEKDFHDIVFLDNRLPGIQGLDVLKKLKQLRDDVYIIFMTAYGSIETAVEAMKMGAYEYINKPFNHDEIRILLQGIKDKIQLVHEVQLLCRDKPMDLTFNHIIGTSPSIRQAIQLAKRIATSKATTVLLLGESGTGKDIFASAIHNQSTRKDRPFVPINCATLPENLLESELFGHERGAFTGAHKMKKGLLEIADGGTVFLNEIGELPLNTQSKLLTVLEYKTFRRVGGNEDINVDVRIIAATNRDLEKAVKEGKFRLDLLYRLKVFQIELPPLRERREDIPLLIDHFVKFLAKKFGKDIKGVTRESLQLLEHYDWPGNVRELINVLERAVILENSEYIQLDSLPFELKEIPPPAKINDVENWLEIPEDGFSLYQVEKKIIELVLKKAGYNKSKAAKLLGITRDTLRYKIKKYKLL from the coding sequence ATGGCTCGTATTAAGATATTAGTCATTGATGACGAAAAACTTATCGGATGGTCCTTCAAAAAAGAATTTGATAATAAATACTTTGAAGTAACAACCGCCGAAAGCGGAGAAGAAGGGATAAAGCTGTTCGAAAAAGATTTTCACGACATCGTTTTTTTAGACAACCGGCTCCCCGGAATCCAGGGATTGGATGTTCTTAAAAAGTTAAAACAGCTGCGCGATGACGTTTACATAATTTTTATGACGGCTTACGGCTCTATAGAAACTGCTGTTGAAGCCATGAAGATGGGCGCCTATGAGTATATTAATAAACCGTTCAATCATGATGAAATAAGGATCTTATTACAGGGAATTAAGGATAAAATTCAACTGGTACATGAGGTTCAGCTGCTCTGCCGTGACAAACCCATGGATTTGACTTTTAATCATATTATCGGAACCTCTCCCTCAATTAGACAGGCCATACAGCTGGCTAAACGTATCGCAACATCAAAAGCGACTACCGTTTTGCTGCTGGGCGAAAGCGGCACGGGTAAGGATATTTTTGCCTCGGCCATTCACAATCAAAGCACCAGGAAAGACCGGCCTTTTGTGCCTATAAATTGTGCCACACTGCCTGAAAATTTGTTAGAGTCAGAACTGTTCGGCCATGAGCGCGGCGCTTTTACTGGCGCCCATAAAATGAAAAAGGGCTTGCTGGAGATTGCTGATGGCGGTACGGTATTTTTAAATGAAATCGGAGAACTACCTCTCAATACCCAATCCAAGCTTTTGACCGTTTTGGAGTACAAAACATTCAGGCGAGTTGGCGGAAATGAAGACATCAACGTTGATGTGCGAATCATTGCCGCTACCAATCGGGACCTTGAAAAGGCGGTCAAAGAGGGTAAATTTCGTCTTGATTTACTTTATCGCTTAAAAGTGTTTCAAATAGAGCTCCCGCCTCTCAGAGAACGTAGAGAGGACATCCCGCTATTAATCGACCATTTTGTAAAATTTCTCGCAAAAAAGTTTGGCAAAGATATTAAAGGCGTAACCAGGGAAAGCCTCCAGCTTTTAGAACATTATGACTGGCCGGGTAATGTCCGTGAATTAATTAATGTGCTTGAAAGGGCGGTCATTTTAGAAAATTCAGAATATATTCAACTCGATTCTCTGCCATTCGAACTAAAAGAAATACCGCCGCCAGCCAAAATTAATGATGTTGAAAATTGGCTTGAGATTCCCGAGGACGGATTTTCATTATATCAAGTCGAGAAAAAGATCATCGAATTGGTCTTAAAAAAAGCAGGATATAATAAATCCAAAGCGGCAAAATTACTTGGCATTACTCGGGACACGTTACGGTACAAGATTAAAAAGTATAAATTACTATGA
- a CDS encoding sensor histidine kinase yields MAKTTDQKNIEIKMQRLKFRYRIIITITGIVLFVSFIGFHFFYSYFLAKIKDNYIDDMKMMLSLLQENYLYNLKSDGGKVLYSLMDNLVKTNKVDNVYLLDKDGVLVYPLPTKGENKSQINLELSKLINTDSKTETKIYELDRDVYRGLMLLQNNPSCYSCHDPSEKQLGYIVIDLDLASIHKNSEMFILFGRVFAILLILFILSSMRILHYRTIKYNLNRFKDTIARISKGDFSERVKIEDVEELGDLAQHFNFMIEKIHEMQVELSVCNQNKLKNAQKLASIGEMAASLAHEIKNPLMGITNAIEVIAREISDPEHKIILREIRYQAGRVNKAINDLLQYAKPIDLELEVENLNDLIKHNIYFYQKQFKENQIEFKLKLDYNLPLLKIDRKLMENVLTNLIQNAIQAIPQERPGRILIETKYIPVESIVQIIVEDNGIGISKEDYQKIFKPFYSTKQSGTGLGLAIIQRIIEQLDGRIEVESKVGHYTRFIITLPSRIIRIKKNEFRQRVLHGSY; encoded by the coding sequence ATGGCAAAGACCACAGACCAAAAAAATATTGAGATCAAAATGCAAAGATTAAAATTTCGTTATCGGATAATTATTACCATTACCGGAATTGTGCTGTTTGTGAGTTTTATCGGATTTCATTTTTTCTATTCATACTTTTTGGCGAAAATAAAGGATAATTACATTGATGATATGAAAATGATGCTATCTCTTTTGCAAGAGAATTATTTGTATAACTTAAAATCTGACGGTGGTAAAGTCCTTTATTCATTAATGGATAACCTTGTGAAAACGAATAAGGTAGATAATGTCTATCTGCTTGACAAAGATGGTGTGCTGGTATATCCTCTTCCAACAAAAGGGGAAAATAAATCTCAGATAAATTTGGAATTAAGTAAATTAATTAATACCGACAGCAAGACAGAGACGAAGATTTACGAGCTGGACAGGGATGTTTACAGAGGCTTGATGCTTTTACAAAACAATCCATCCTGCTACAGCTGTCACGATCCATCCGAAAAGCAGCTTGGTTACATTGTGATTGATCTTGATCTGGCCTCCATTCATAAGAACTCTGAAATGTTTATTCTCTTTGGCAGAGTTTTTGCGATTTTGTTAATTCTTTTTATTCTCAGTTCGATGCGTATTTTACATTATCGCACCATAAAATACAATCTAAATAGGTTTAAAGATACCATAGCCAGAATCAGTAAAGGCGATTTTTCAGAACGGGTTAAAATTGAAGACGTAGAAGAATTGGGGGATTTGGCCCAACACTTTAACTTTATGATTGAAAAAATCCATGAAATGCAAGTTGAATTAAGCGTTTGCAATCAAAACAAGTTGAAGAATGCACAAAAATTGGCCAGCATCGGCGAAATGGCAGCCAGCCTGGCGCATGAGATTAAAAATCCTTTAATGGGCATCACTAATGCCATTGAAGTAATTGCCAGAGAAATATCAGACCCTGAACACAAAATTATCCTTCGGGAAATTCGATACCAGGCAGGTCGTGTTAACAAAGCAATCAATGATCTTTTGCAATATGCTAAACCCATCGATCTGGAGTTAGAGGTAGAAAATTTAAATGATTTAATAAAGCATAATATTTATTTTTATCAAAAGCAGTTTAAAGAAAATCAAATAGAGTTTAAGCTTAAGCTGGACTACAATCTTCCGCTGTTAAAAATAGACCGTAAGTTAATGGAAAATGTACTTACGAATTTGATTCAAAATGCCATACAGGCTATTCCTCAGGAACGGCCGGGCAGGATATTGATTGAAACCAAATATATTCCGGTAGAGTCCATTGTACAAATTATAGTAGAAGATAACGGGATAGGAATCTCTAAGGAAGATTATCAAAAAATATTTAAACCATTCTATTCAACCAAGCAGTCAGGCACTGGGCTCGGGCTTGCTATTATTCAGCGAATAATAGAACAGCTTGACGGCCGAATTGAAGTTGAGAGTAAAGTGGGGCATTATACCCGATTTATTATTACTCTTCCATCGCGTATAATACGTATTAAGAAAAACGAGTTTAGGCAGAGGGTGCTTCATGGCTCGTATTAA
- a CDS encoding cytochrome c3 family protein, whose translation MNRSYFRFLAIFFFSIQSLVLSQSIQNTVHNLSVSGPGTIKAESETEICVFCHTPHKANPIAPLWNRESPGTIYTLYNSSTFDASAGQPDGSSILCLSCHDGTIALGSVLSRAQDIVMSGGITTLPAGNTNLGTDLSDDHPVSLIYDVNLSTMDPELVDPSTLNGPVYLENGKLQCTSCHDPHKDIYGKFLVATNQNSDLCLYCHQKSGWQQTSHSQSTAQWNGSGSDPWYHTDYNTVSENACENCHNPHNASGHEFLMNQVSEENNCLVCHNGNVASKDIEAQLSKPYRHDVYLYSNIHQPEEAATVQTKHVECVDCHNPHQAQNQAATAPDASGFLQGAKGVDTNGNPVSSVQYQYEVCYRCHADSPDKPGSSISRQIQQTNVRLEFDPNNPSFHPVEAPGVNNNVPSLISPYTESSVIYCTDCHASDGAAPAGPHGSIYPQILKYRYETADNTRESYQNYELCYQCHDRNKIINSNTKFGKKVHREHIVGEDTPCSACHDAHGISSTQGNSTNNTHLINFDVNIVFPNSNGQLKFVDRGDFSGECYLKCHGKDHRPKKY comes from the coding sequence ATGAATCGTTCATATTTTCGGTTTTTAGCCATTTTTTTCTTTTCCATTCAGTCTCTTGTACTATCGCAAAGTATTCAAAATACCGTACACAATCTATCGGTATCCGGTCCTGGTACTATAAAAGCGGAGAGCGAAACCGAGATTTGTGTATTTTGCCATACTCCGCATAAAGCCAATCCCATTGCGCCACTCTGGAACCGCGAAAGTCCGGGCACCATATACACCCTTTACAATAGTTCAACGTTCGATGCTTCAGCCGGTCAGCCCGACGGCTCTTCCATTTTGTGCCTTTCCTGTCATGACGGTACCATTGCCCTGGGCAGCGTTCTCAGTCGGGCGCAGGATATTGTCATGAGCGGGGGAATCACCACGCTTCCCGCGGGAAACACCAATCTGGGAACCGATCTTTCTGATGATCATCCGGTTTCACTGATTTATGATGTCAATTTAAGCACAATGGATCCGGAACTAGTCGATCCTTCAACTCTTAATGGCCCGGTTTATCTTGAAAATGGAAAACTACAATGCACCTCCTGCCACGATCCGCATAAGGATATCTATGGGAAGTTTCTTGTGGCAACCAATCAAAATTCGGATTTATGTTTATACTGTCACCAAAAAAGCGGCTGGCAACAAACCAGCCATAGCCAATCCACGGCACAATGGAACGGTTCTGGTTCTGATCCCTGGTATCATACCGATTACAACACCGTATCCGAAAATGCCTGTGAGAATTGCCATAATCCACACAATGCCAGCGGCCATGAATTTTTAATGAATCAGGTTTCCGAGGAAAACAATTGTCTGGTATGCCACAATGGAAATGTTGCATCGAAAGATATCGAAGCCCAGCTCAGCAAACCTTATCGACATGATGTATATCTTTACTCCAATATTCACCAACCGGAAGAAGCGGCCACCGTACAGACCAAACATGTGGAATGCGTAGATTGCCATAATCCGCATCAGGCTCAAAATCAGGCGGCAACCGCTCCTGATGCCAGTGGATTTCTTCAGGGCGCAAAAGGCGTTGACACAAACGGAAATCCGGTTAGTTCGGTCCAATATCAATACGAGGTATGCTATCGCTGCCATGCCGATAGCCCGGATAAACCAGGCAGTTCCATTTCACGACAGATTCAGCAAACGAATGTTCGACTTGAGTTTGATCCCAACAATCCCTCCTTCCACCCGGTGGAGGCACCCGGCGTAAATAACAATGTACCCAGCTTAATATCGCCATATACCGAATCAAGCGTGATCTATTGTACCGATTGCCATGCTAGCGACGGAGCCGCCCCAGCCGGACCACATGGCTCAATTTATCCTCAAATTTTAAAATATCGCTATGAAACGGCAGATAATACGCGTGAATCGTACCAGAATTATGAATTATGTTATCAGTGCCATGACAGAAATAAGATAATCAACTCCAATACTAAATTTGGGAAAAAGGTCCACCGCGAACATATTGTTGGAGAAGATACTCCGTGCTCTGCATGTCATGATGCGCACGGTATAAGTAGTACCCAGGGTAATAGTACCAATAACACACATCTCATTAATTTTGATGTGAACATCGTTTTCCCGAATTCAAACGGTCAGCTGAAGTTTGTTGACAGAGGAGATTTTTCGGGAGAATGTTATCTTAAATGTCATGGCAAAGACCACAGACCAAAAAAATATTGA
- a CDS encoding 6-bladed beta-propeller has product MRNSFLIIVVLILFNYGFASETYRVVWVAEYSNKTLSVPHVSLGEKLINFFFGKEHIRMQRPFTLNMLDAGHYIFLDQGAGYLGTIDLKNKALTWLTHKKNFLLFSAVDLCILNKDSVLITDGGLNKIFLYDLKKNRLKIWNDSLDIDHPTGIAYYPHRKQVVVVETGKHRLLFLDKSGKVIRVLGKRGLGHGEFNFPTFIWIDNSGTIYVNDSMNFRIQIFDFDGTFRTVFGKLGDVSGYLARPKGIATDTKGNIYVVDALFNVVQVFDQQGNLLTYFGGQGKEAGQFWMPTGIYIDGQDRIFVADSFNSRIQEFKLKKQGKP; this is encoded by the coding sequence ATGAGAAACAGCTTCTTAATAATTGTCGTGTTAATTTTATTTAACTACGGATTTGCTTCAGAAACCTACCGCGTGGTGTGGGTGGCAGAATATTCCAACAAGACCCTGAGCGTACCGCACGTTTCGCTTGGTGAAAAATTGATTAATTTTTTCTTTGGCAAAGAGCATATTAGAATGCAGAGGCCATTTACTTTAAACATGCTGGATGCGGGGCATTACATATTTTTAGACCAGGGGGCAGGATATTTAGGAACCATCGATTTAAAGAACAAAGCGTTAACCTGGCTGACGCACAAAAAGAATTTTCTTCTTTTTTCCGCAGTCGATCTCTGCATACTAAATAAGGATTCTGTGCTTATCACCGATGGCGGATTGAATAAAATATTTCTGTACGATCTTAAAAAAAACAGGTTAAAAATTTGGAACGACAGCCTGGACATCGATCATCCCACCGGAATCGCCTATTATCCCCACCGCAAACAGGTTGTTGTCGTAGAAACAGGAAAGCACCGCTTATTATTTCTTGATAAATCAGGGAAGGTAATACGTGTTTTGGGGAAAAGAGGATTGGGTCACGGCGAATTTAATTTCCCTACTTTTATCTGGATTGACAATTCTGGCACAATTTATGTAAATGATTCTATGAACTTTCGGATACAGATTTTCGATTTTGACGGAACATTTCGAACGGTATTTGGGAAATTAGGCGATGTTTCCGGATATCTGGCGCGTCCGAAAGGAATTGCCACAGATACGAAAGGCAATATTTATGTTGTGGATGCGCTGTTTAATGTGGTTCAGGTTTTTGATCAACAGGGCAATCTACTAACTTATTTTGGCGGACAGGGGAAAGAAGCGGGGCAGTTTTGGATGCCCACCGGGATTTACATAGACGGTCAAGACAGGATATTTGTCGCCGATAGTTTTAATTCGAGGATACAGGAATTTAAACTTAAGAAGCAAGGAAAGCCATGA
- a CDS encoding ArsR/SmtB family transcription factor has product MSPKSDYVCSVEVVDQQKVTHVNQVLPEKMVTRQMAEFFKSLSDPTRLRIVQALLEEELCVCDISAIVDISISAISHQLRLLRSMHIVKFRKQGKMVYYSLEDEHISRMLEIALEHLNEKANER; this is encoded by the coding sequence ATGAGTCCAAAGTCAGATTATGTTTGCTCGGTAGAAGTCGTAGATCAACAAAAGGTAACGCACGTGAATCAGGTGTTGCCAGAAAAAATGGTTACACGCCAGATGGCCGAATTTTTTAAGTCGCTTTCTGACCCCACGCGCTTACGAATCGTGCAGGCCCTTCTGGAAGAAGAGCTGTGCGTGTGCGATATTTCGGCCATTGTGGATATTTCCATATCGGCCATTTCGCACCAACTGCGGCTTTTACGCTCCATGCACATTGTTAAATTTAGAAAACAGGGAAAAATGGTGTACTATTCTCTGGAAGATGAACATATTTCGCGCATGTTAGAAATTGCTCTTGAGCATTTAAATGAAAAAGCGAATGAGCGTTAA
- a CDS encoding TolC family protein, with product MLIPEVCEKAKTSVKIGRLQQGDFSQHLEDIMDLIFGENMKIVIALITAFVIVIGCAGPVLQVKQVEPRPVIEEVTSAGSSLKGELSPEGTITVLKALQLALQSNPQLTVFSLEIRAREAAALQESFLPNPELAVEVENFAGGGALAAFKASETTISLGQLIELAGKRARRTQAAALQAELAGWDFESKRLEVYAQVVKNFYDVLAIQKLVKLNKEILTLTEEFKDQISLRVTSGRTSPAELSRAEVEVANARIALEQSQRRLQAARQRLAATWGATTAAFDSVTGNFENVSALPAFEALQNALQKNPEWLRWDTETRLKQAQLALAKALRIPDPTITAGYRRFNDLGQQAFVAGFSIPLNIFNRNQGGIKEAALRAKQTAFQETFSRLQLQTELSTMYQNISAVQQSIFALKNEIIPKARQAFETISRGYQLGKFNFLEVLDARRSLFSARQAYLQNLADYHQLRAEIERLTGKSLESFKIER from the coding sequence ATGTTGATTCCTGAGGTGTGTGAAAAAGCAAAGACATCGGTTAAAATCGGGCGCTTGCAGCAGGGCGATTTTTCACAACACCTTGAAGATATCATGGATTTAATTTTTGGAGAAAATATGAAAATAGTGATTGCCTTAATTACGGCTTTTGTAATAGTTATCGGGTGTGCCGGGCCAGTTCTGCAGGTAAAGCAGGTCGAACCCAGACCAGTGATCGAAGAGGTAACATCGGCAGGATCTTCGTTGAAAGGCGAGCTTTCGCCAGAGGGGACCATAACGGTATTAAAAGCCTTACAACTGGCCCTGCAAAGCAATCCACAGCTAACGGTCTTTTCCCTTGAAATACGTGCAAGAGAAGCCGCCGCCCTGCAGGAATCGTTTTTACCGAATCCGGAGCTGGCGGTGGAAGTGGAAAATTTTGCGGGAGGCGGGGCGCTTGCCGCGTTTAAAGCCAGTGAAACGACGATTTCGCTGGGGCAGCTGATTGAGCTGGCAGGAAAACGAGCCAGACGAACGCAGGCCGCTGCTCTGCAAGCCGAACTGGCTGGCTGGGATTTTGAAAGCAAACGGCTGGAAGTTTATGCTCAGGTGGTGAAAAATTTTTATGATGTTCTGGCCATTCAAAAACTCGTAAAGTTAAATAAAGAAATTTTGACTCTAACTGAAGAATTTAAAGATCAGATCTCGCTTCGTGTTACAAGCGGCCGCACGTCTCCGGCGGAGCTTTCGAGAGCGGAGGTGGAAGTTGCCAATGCCCGGATTGCGCTGGAACAAAGCCAGAGAAGACTTCAGGCAGCCCGGCAGAGGCTGGCGGCGACCTGGGGAGCAACCACGGCCGCATTTGACAGCGTAACCGGAAATTTTGAAAATGTAAGCGCTTTGCCTGCCTTTGAAGCTTTGCAAAATGCCTTACAAAAGAATCCCGAGTGGCTGCGCTGGGACACAGAAACCAGGCTTAAACAGGCTCAACTGGCCCTGGCCAAAGCCCTTAGAATACCCGATCCGACCATTACGGCCGGCTACCGACGCTTCAATGACCTTGGCCAACAGGCCTTTGTAGCCGGATTTTCCATCCCTTTGAATATTTTTAACCGAAACCAGGGAGGCATTAAAGAGGCCGCGCTGCGCGCAAAACAAACAGCCTTTCAGGAGACGTTTTCCCGGCTGCAGCTGCAAACAGAGCTATCCACAATGTATCAAAACATTTCGGCCGTTCAGCAATCCATTTTTGCTTTAAAAAACGAAATTATTCCCAAAGCCCGGCAGGCGTTCGAAACCATCAGCAGGGGATACCAATTAGGTAAATTTAACTTTTTAGAAGTACTGGATGCCCGCAGGTCTTTGTTTTCTGCCAGACAAGCCTATTTGCAAAACCT